From the genome of Triticum aestivum cultivar Chinese Spring chromosome 3B, IWGSC CS RefSeq v2.1, whole genome shotgun sequence, one region includes:
- the LOC123070153 gene encoding uncharacterized protein (The sequence of the model RefSeq protein was modified relative to this genomic sequence to represent the inferred CDS: added 6 bases not found in genome assembly), which yields MLLPGHHATPPDPIAAASHSHPIAAARAFSIGEDAPFAAAEIREELPFAGAKILCLSKDPSLSRHRLPYKDATPWVSIGATTAAASPPADALDPAVVDSLYIISRRRGVRRLPPPVAALEGLRRLLQPDPARPSCGGPRASGRTQRLCLPCPMSSSTTPSHCAPALTEENLMFLEA from the exons CTTCCAGGCCACCACGCCACACCACCAgatcccatcgccgccgcctcgcacTCGCATCCCATCGCCGCCGCCCGTGCGTTCTCGATCGGAGAGGACGCTCCCTTCGCCGCCGCTGAGATCCGAGAAGAGTTGCCCTTCGCCGGCGCCAAGATCCTGTGCCTCTCTAAAGACCCCTCTCTCTCGCGACACCGCCTCCCTTACAAGGACGCCACGCCATGGGTCTCCATTGGTGCCACGACTGCCGCGGCCTCCCCACCTGCCGACGCTCTAGATCCGGCCGTAGTTGATTCCCTGTACATCATCTCAAGGAGGAGGGGCGTGAGGCGGTTGCCGCCGCCGGTGGCTGCACTTGAAGGTCTCCGCCGCTTGCTCCAACCAGATCCAGCCAGACCGTCCTGTGGTGGTCCACGTGCATCTGGACGGACGCAACGGCTTTGCCTCCCCTGTCCCATGTCTTCGTCCACCACACCATCCCATTGCG CGCCGGCGCTCACGGAGGAGAACCTGATGTTCCTAGAGGCCTGA